A stretch of DNA from Triticum dicoccoides isolate Atlit2015 ecotype Zavitan chromosome 2A, WEW_v2.0, whole genome shotgun sequence:
CAAACAAACACATGAATTATTTCAAAGTCCCAATAATAATCTATGTCACTGCACCTACTAGCTTAACGATGTGCCCTCACAAACATCATCTAATCCAATGGCTTCATCAAACCGTCCACGATGAACCGAGATCATCAACTGGTATAATAGACCCTCATCATGCGCCGCATGCGCATACTCTAGAatctgccgcagacatcttccgtCATCCTAATTTCAGAAGAGATCCATTGACCTTGCCAGAACGAACTGCCGTCAATACCCTCATGACATCAGACATCACCATCATCCTCGCGCGTCCATCAACACACGTCCATCGCCAAGACCGCCACGCAGCCAAGACCCACCATCGTCAACACGGTAGATGGCAGACCGTACCACCTCCAATATGGTGCCTTCAGCTAACCAACGCCAACCAACGATAGCCACCAGCTATCTCCCAAGATGGTGCCTTCAAAAAGAGAACAACGATTGGAGACGTCTTTGGTGCTCAAAACTCTTAAAATAGGTTTTcgcccccgctttataaataaaacaACATTATCAAATTACACGGCAAAACAATACAATGTGGTGAGGCAACCCTCTAATACAACAGATCCCTAAATAATTGACCAACATAACCACACACGACTACGTTGCCGAAAAACTAATCACAGGACGACCATAATACAACGCCACGACACAACCAGGGACACCTAGCCTCCACGACAACgccttttttttttgaaagaaaaggTAGATCATGTTCTACCTTATACATTCAAAACAGGCCGTAGACTGGGTGACCAAAGTCTTTTTACATGAAGGCGTTGTGAGCGCCGCACAGAGCGTGCAGCAGGCCAACGCCAAGCCCGGGAAATAAAACAAGGaaagggaaggaaggaaggaaagaAGTAAAGCCAGGATGCAGGGAAAACTTTTGAGCTATTCTCGCACAATTACATCAGCCCAAGAAGATAGACGTCCCTGACATTTCCCTCGGGTGCTCGTAGTGTCCATAGCTTGATCAGGTCGGCCACCTCAGTAAGAATCCTTCTAGTTGTCCAACACTTGTTGTGAAAAACTTGCTCATTCTGAGCATGCCAAAGCGCAACAGCAGCAGCTGCAAAGAAGACATGCCAGAGCGCGCCATGTGCCTCCTTTGCTATGTCAGAGGCCAAGAAATCTGCTGCAGACTCACATGAGACTGCCAAATCCAGGAGGCCGGCCTTGGCCCAAACAGTTTGTGCAAGTTTGCATCTAAGCATTATATGATGCATAGTTTCGGCTGCTGGGCATAAATCACATCCCTTGTGCTTTACAAGCCTTGTCCAGTGCTTCCTTAGCATGTTATCCCGGGTGTTGTGCCTGTCCTTGAGGGCCAGCCATAGAAAGACGCGGTGTCGTTTGTGTATGATTCGGTCCCAAATGTAACGGGCCAACGGGCAGTCCCTGCCCCTGAACGTAAGCATCTTGTAAAAAATGTCGTAGAAATCTTGCTATCAAACGCTAGCGGCCTCCTGATGTCTGCTctagcagttgttggtgagatgcaACTTAGTAACCGAGTTAGTCTCTCGAGCTCCCGCAGCGCTGTGTAAGATAGATtagggtgaagttgcatcatccagTGTCCAGAGACGTACTGTGAGGCGACTGTGCAAGACTTGCAGCTGGCAAAGGTGAAAAGGGTTGAAAAGGAGTGGGATAGCCGGCCATTCTCTGTCCAAAGATCATACCAGAATGATATAGTGGTGCCATCTCCAAGCTCACACCTTGTAGACTGTATGACAAACTGAATAGAAGAATGCAAGCACCGCCGTTGCCGAACCTAAAAGGACAAAGGTTTTCACCAGGAGACTCGCCACGGAAAAGAGAAACACGACGACGTCTTCAAAAAGATAATGACACATGTAGATATCGTCACCGTCGGCGCAAAACCGCGGCGCTTTCGTTCGGTAGCTCACCCGTGTCACCATGAGGCACCCAAACCAGTCACGACGAGAACCAGCCACCAGATTCGGATCTGGGCAATACCACCGCGAAGGACAAAAATGCACTTGAACCACCCACCGCTACACCCGGCCCTCATCGTCCAAACAACCCAGAAGCCTAGCCACCATACGGACCGCCTTCCAGGGTCGCCGCCCCGTTATTCATGTCCCGAGTCGCCACCAATCAGGGTTTTGACTTGAAAGACAAATGGCGTAATGGAGCATCCGCCTCCCAATCCTACCTGCCCTGACCCTGACCCACGGCGGCTTCTCAATTCATTTCAAAAGAACGAGAACACATGGGAATTAGTAGAAGCCAACCATGTCTTGCGCTCTTTATAAGAGGAGATATTCTTGTAGGAGATGAGTCCTCGAACCCCGGTCCTCTTCCCATTCCATTTCCACACCACCTCCCTTCGCGTGGTCCGGGGGCGGGCATCCATGGACTCTTCCTCCGAGGCGCCGCTGCTGCTCAGCAGGGGGAGCGAGCACAAGGAGGTGCCCGATGAGGCGGGAGGCAAGCGGCCGTGGTGGAGGGAAGCGGCGGAGGAGTCCGGCCGGCTGGCCGCGCTGGCTGCGCCGATGATCGCGGTGGCGCTGCTGCAGCTGTTGATGCAGCTCATCTCCACCGTCATGGTGGGGCACCTCGGCGAGGTCGCGCTCGCTGGTGCCGCCATCGCTAACTCCCTCACCAACGTCTCCGGCTTCAGCGTCCTCGTGAGCTCGCTCCCACCAACCCCCCTTTCCGTTTGCCATTCCTTCCACATTTTTTGTTTACATTTTTTGCATCATGAGATTGTGCGTGCTAGTCGTGAGTCGCCACGGGCGAATGGGAGATGACTTTTCTTATCTTGGTATACACTCAGTGCCCACGAGATGCTTGTACGAATGCTTACGCCGGGGTGGTTGATGACCGCAAGTCAAACATGCGTACCAGTGACATGAAAAGGCCCGTGAATTTGTATGCTAATTTTGAAAATCCACCTTTTGTTTGCTTCTGCTTTGGGCTTCAATTTCGGACTTGCGTCGTTGGTTGCAATATGTGGCGCAACCATCAGTGCTCTGTTTTGTCTCTTCAATATGACGATTATATCACTACTACTAACTTACTAAGGCTCATGTACCAGTCTTACGAATAAGGAGGCTTCAGGTTCACCTTTCAAATTCAAGTGATACTCTTTCTAAAcacgatttatttgtttgtgttgctTATCATAGGGTAAAGCCACACTGGAGTTTAGATTACTTCCATGTGTCCTATTCGCTTTGGTTGGACTTCAGTTTTCAGCAAGAATATCTGGTAAAACTACCGTCATAAGAGGATAATAAGCTTATAAGCGCACAAACTTGTATCAGAATTTTGATGGCGTAGATCAATGTGGGTTACCGATATCACTATAAAGTCAAAGGCTGTTAAGTGCAAGTTGGGATATTCAGGGCGCCTCTTTTGAGGTTGATCTGAGTCATCTTGATTCAATCGGGTGAGAGAGATTTGCCAGTTCCATTGTCATATTTTTAGTCTGGTTATAAGTTGGTACTTTCCCTTAATTGAAAACCCAGTCTCCAACATATGTACTGTAGATCACGACAGCTTAAGTGTAACTTCATCAGAAGATGGCCAAACAGAAGCAAGTAGAATACAAACAGATAGCTGCACAAGAGTATATCCCAAGAGTTCCCTAACTAGTTTTAAACACAGCCAGTTACATCATCTCATAGGAGGCCTCAAACAGTATAGGTTAGTTGTAGTATTGCCCTAGTTTAGTTGCTCACAGGATACGAGAGACAAATGGTAGTTTGTGAAAAATTATAAATTCATACTATATTGATACTTTCAGCTCACTTGGTCCAATGCTTTATCTTATGCGTAGTGATTTCATTAATGTAACTAGAGGTTTTATGTACCATGACAGTATATATATTGGCCTCAAACATATATTCATACATGTCACTGAAGGTCTAGCTGATGCAAAGATGGATTAGAGACATTAAGCCCCCATCTCTATGTTATGTACACTCAAGCAGTGCAAATATTCGAGCTGATCCAGGATGTGAATGCCACCCCCCTGGAACACCTGATTCTTGGTCATGGAAATGGGACATCTCCAGCGTGACCGTTTTTGCGGGGGAAACGGCGCAGTGAGAGCTGCAGGCCATGACACGATGTGGTTCCACCAATTTCCTGTTACGAGGCGGTTCCGCAACTAGGATTGTTGCAATACAATGATCAGATCTAACTAGTAAACATGATGTTCACACTATATGCAGTGGTACTTGGACCCAAATCTCTATCCTGTTGACTATCCCAGTCTTCCTGCACTTATAAATATAGATCTTAATTAAGTTAGAATAATCTTGGCGTAGGTGTTAGTTTAAACCATGTAAACCCTGATATCTTGTATTAAAACTTTCATATTCTTGTAATCAGCAATTGTTGCCCGCCTTGCACAAGCATCATTGTTATTCCTACCATTCTTTCAGCATATCTCTTCAGTTCATCCTAGTTCCTCTTCCGTTTATTCCTGAACAGTATGTGTATGATTCGTCAATTCATTACTGATGCAGTTTCCTTTTAGATAGGACTGGCATGCGCATTGGAAACTATTTGTGGGCAGGCCTATGGAGCAGAACAGTATCATAAGTTATCCTTATATACCTACAGGTCCATCATTGTACTTCTTATTGTGAGTGTGCCCAtcgccattgtatgggttttcattCCGGAAGTACTTCCTCTCATAGGTCAGCAACCAGAAATTGCAAATGAGGCTGGGAAATATGCATTGTGGCTTATCCCTGGTTTATTTGCCTTCAGTGTTGCTCAATGCTTTTCAAAGTTTCTGCAGTGTCAGAGCCTCATTTTTCCTATGGTTCTTAGCTCCATGATCACACTCGCTGTATTTATTCCTCTGTGTTGGTTCCTGGTTTATAAAGTTGGTATGGGTAATGCTGGAGCTGCTTTATCCGTCAGCATCTGCGATTGGGTTGAAGTGATTGTTCTTGGTCTTTACATCAAGTTCTCACCTTCTTGTGAGAAAACACGTGCTCCACTCACGTGGGAAGCTTTTAAAGGAATTGGCAGTTTCATGCGTTTGGCTGTACCATCGGCTCTTATGATTTGGTAAGTAAATGTCATCTGAACATGTTTCCATATTGATGTCGCTTTAGACTCTAGCATGAACGTTAATATGATGCCTTGTTAGTTTGATGAGTGTTTCCCATACTTTGTCCACCCAAATATTATCCAATACAGCAATACTCATGTATGCTAACGTACTCTTCATTCTGTTTTACTTGTCCCTGTGGACATTGAAATGGTCTCCAGTACACACCTTTTGGCATTGTTAGCCAAATTATTAAGATTATAATTATAATGAAGTGATAATTGATAATACTAGTGTTATCTCTATGTGATAAATCTGGGTATTTTATTTGTATTATTGGGTAAAGTTGGATGTCTTTCTACTTATGTTTTTTCGCACCTACTATTTTTGTTTTTTAATGTCATAACACTCTCCCGTACTAGGTTTATTGGTTAGAAaaagctactccctctgtctcagaatataagatgtttttgcaagctaaaacagTTTGCAggcacgtcttatattatgggacggaggaagtatcttCAAAAATTCATGATGTATCGGCCTTTTAAAAACCGATTTCAAAATTCACTAAGTTACTGCTCTCAAATGGAATGTCAAAATTGAAGTCTGTTTTCACCATTGGGAAATAGCTTCCTGCTAGCGGGATAGCTCCCCATATATTAGTTGCCGCTCGATGTAGTGCACCGGGCAATGTATCTGAACAAGTAGCTGGTTGTTTGAGCATAATTTGCATTTGTAGCATAGCTAGGCTGCAATACTTTCGGAGGAGTATACTGAATTTCTCTTATTTGTTCTAAGCAAGAAAAAACTACAAAATGACAGTAGAAAAAACTTAAATAAAAATGTAGTATAGAGAATGAAGAAATAAAGAAAGGAAGAAATGAACTACTAGTATGTAAAGGGATGTTCACTAGATTTTTATCCGATGAATGTGCACTGCGGAGGTAACCCCACTACAAAACTGTAAGACGGTATGTACGAAAAGGAGAAGTAAGAAAACTAGAAGAATGTGTATTACAAATAGAGGAACCATAATATGCAATACTATATCTCCAaattatgtattttttgaagaaaaatgTCGATTTTGTGTTTTAAGAGCTCTTATATACCTGCATGTTACAATTTGATGAAAGCTGCGACCATTTTTTAGATAGTATTGTGAAATATTGCATAACAACAAATGATTCATTGTCGTTCGAATTTTCTCAACAGTGAGTATTTGTTTTCATGAAACATTTGCACTCGCACAGTATTATGAAAGGGTTCTCAATTTGTGACCTCATGACTATTCGTAACGCGGGTTTCCACATTAAAAATCTAATGATTATTATGAAACGCTAGGCTTTAACCCATACACGTGACCCTAATTGTCTGTACCTTCTGTTCAATGAGATTTAGCTGCCATTCTCTGGATGAGCCTGTGGGCTAAACTTTTTTGGTTTATATAGACTAAGTCGCCTAGTCCTAATTCAAGTCAGAAAGGATCGTAGCCAACTTTTGCAGTCTACTTGTCTGACTACAAGCATTGAAGCACATATTCTATGACAATGGGCTTTTTATTCGTTGTTGTTGGGCCACCATGCTCTGGATGAGCCTGTTGACTGTACTTCTTCTATTTATAAATATTTAATTTAACTAGTTCTAATAAAACTGGAAAAGGAATATGAGTAATTAGTATTTGCTGCCCACTTATCTGACTACACAAACATATCCTGTGAAAATGGGCATCTTTCTGCAAATATGATAACGCTGTTCAAAAGCACATGAGGAAGTTTTTAAGTTGTTGTAGTTAAAGTGTGTGTGTTGTACTTCCATGCAAATTTCAACTTCGCTTCCAATGTCCTTTGCAACATACAAAAATGACAAACGACTGCGAATCAGTAAAACTAAGTTTTGGTATTGTTTGCAGTGATTTTTGTCTTTGCTGTATTTCGCAGAGTTGTATTTGAAGTTCAAACCTTGCAAGATAGAATATTCACTCTTCCCTAGTGACACTATCTGTTATTTTGAGAATTTTATACAGTGTGTCTTGTGCTTTTCAAATGGtattttcaaaatttcaaaaatatgTGCACTTTCATGGGGCATGACCCCGTCCAAGTAGGATTTGTAATCCAGTGAGGAATTATCTTTAGACACTAGTGAACAAATTGGCCAACATGATTCGATAACAACTATTACAAAAAAAAAAAACATATATACAGTTGTTTTGTACATCTGTCTCTCATGCAAAAGATGAATTTATAGTATTTAAAATGTAAAAACTTGAGCCTATCCCAACTGTTTGGGACTGAAAGGCTTTATTGTTGTAAAATGTAAAAACTTGACAAGTTTTAACAAAAATAATCTCCATCCCTTGTCATGAGAAGTTTAGAACTAGGCCGAGTACTTGTAATGAAAATTAATAGTACTAATGTACTATAAAGAATGATGTTTCTCTCTTGTTTAAATTCATATTAAGTTTAACAAAAAATCTACTGTGTGCGAAGTTATATATTTTATATATTATAAAATATATATCATTAGAAACTTCAAATCATCTACTTTGTAATGATATAATTTTTAGACTATACAACTCATCTTATGTTGGTCAAATTATAGATCTAGGGATACGCGCAAgccttataaactggaaaggaggtagtatatttagaaacagaggtagtACTTGCCAGATGAAGGAAAGAGTTATCTTGGCCACTTGGTATTAACATAGTACAGATTATTCACTCGCAATACCACTGGAAATATGCTTCCTTCCCTCTTACAGCGAAGTAGATAAGCTCTATACATATATTACGTCTAGTTAAGAAATTCCTGAACCTCAATTTTCTTGCATAATCTTACCTCAGTTAAGCTTCCAGTTTGGTATCCTCTCCCCTCCAGATATTAATCTCACTTTCCTTGACCACAGCCTTGAATGGTGGTCTTACGAGCTGCTTGTTCTGCTTTCTGGGATCTTACCAAATCCAGCACTTGAAACTTCTGTGCTTTCTATATGGTATGCATCAGTAGAACTTTAAATAAGATATTCTTGCATCATGTGCTATGACGTTTACCAAATTGATGTCCTTTTGAACAGCATATCTACAGTGGTGCTGTTGTACAATCTTCCTTACGGTATTGGAACAGCTGCAAGGTCGGCTAGCACATTTATTTCTATCGTCAGTTATACTTGTTTCTATCGAATTTAACAAGCTAACATATGTCATATCCATGTCCCAGTGTGCGTGTCTCAAATGAACTAGGTGCTGGCAACCCAGAAGGTGCTCGCTTGGTGGTAGGTGTTGCTTTGTCGATTGTAGTTTGTTCAGCAGTCCTGGTGAGCACAACTCTTCTAGCCCTGCGCCACTTCATTGGAATTGCATTCAGCAACGAGGAGGAGGTTGTAGATTATGTCACCAGAATGGTACCCGTACTTTCCATTTCAGTCATTACAGACAGCTTCCAAGGAGTCCTTTCAGGTATCCATGTCTTTCGCATTACATACTGTCAGTAGCATCATAAATTAAACTAGATGTCGATAAGTAGTGCTAAACTACCAGAATGTATGCCGTATCAACGTATGATGATGACTGAATCAACCTATAAGTGCCTAGGGTTCGGGAGCCTGCACGTAGATATACGGTAGGTACTCGGAGGGATAATCAATGGTGATGTAGTAAGTCCAGGATCTTAATTTATCTAGAAGATTTTACCTAGTCAGCGCCACCAGATCATATCATGTCGGAGATACAAGAGTTGCCAATCAAGATGATGCCCCCTATATAAAGACCAAGAAGCCAACGCCAAAGATTTAAGCCGATTCAGAATTGCAAAGTCCTAGACAGAAGCATCTTCACCAAGCTTAAGATCTAGCTCATAGATCGAATCTAGCTCTTGTATGTTGCTCTCCATATCAATACACCATAAATATAAGCTTGACATTGGGCTATTACCCATCTCGTGGCCGAACATGGATAACTATTGTCTCTATAGCCTTCGACATGATCCCCTCGCACTCCAAGCCTCATCTCTATTATCTTTACACCCCATATGTCGAAGATCAGTGGTGAATAAATTGTCGGCACTAGATGAAGGGCTCTATGGAAATTGTGTACTTGTTATGTACTCATATTCAT
This window harbors:
- the LOC119354108 gene encoding protein DETOXIFICATION 12-like; translated protein: MSPRTPVLFPFHFHTTSLRVVRGRASMDSSSEAPLLLSRGSEHKEVPDEAGGKRPWWREAAEESGRLAALAAPMIAVALLQLLMQLISTVMVGHLGEVALAGAAIANSLTNVSGFSVLIGLACALETICGQAYGAEQYHKLSLYTYRSIIVLLIVSVPIAIVWVFIPEVLPLIGQQPEIANEAGKYALWLIPGLFAFSVAQCFSKFLQCQSLIFPMVLSSMITLAVFIPLCWFLVYKVGMGNAGAALSVSICDWVEVIVLGLYIKFSPSCEKTRAPLTWEAFKGIGSFMRLAVPSALMICLEWWSYELLVLLSGILPNPALETSVLSICISTVVLLYNLPYGIGTAASVRVSNELGAGNPEGARLVVGVALSIVVCSAVLVSTTLLALRHFIGIAFSNEEEVVDYVTRMVPVLSISVITDSFQGVLSGVSRGCGWQHLGAYVNLGAFYLVGIPVALFFGFTMQLRGMGFWIGMIAGGATQVTLLSVITATTKWDKMADKAKERVFEDRLPTQ